The proteins below are encoded in one region of Mycteria americana isolate JAX WOST 10 ecotype Jacksonville Zoo and Gardens chromosome 22, USCA_MyAme_1.0, whole genome shotgun sequence:
- the SGCA gene encoding alpha-sarcoglycan, producing MPPPGPRTASPAAAAAAPPGRAAAPRRLQRHGEGDAARGGGGRRHTCTGPRGAAGPVPSLYPPVLYPHPLDLPPHPPMPSPYPPNFHLPGDILGGFFGGGGCRLPTGHLGGARADSPGPCRGSLLREEHPEGLGDRGLAPRHRQPSSSPARFIPPRASVPPHGLGTHTRVRTPAPVSVPHEHTLGPPQAAPPGPASAAASVNQPWPRSRAAAKMEAPELLRLWVLAAVALGGSRAALPDHRVLPDHRVLPDHRVSSETGTIFIHELERELFQEAFLTGREDDGAAPITFQAHLQDHPDLPRWLRYIQRDPHQPGYLYGCPTATEVGTHAIEVLAYNRHTYETVAQRLVITVIPAPGREPPYQGEFLVGNRNVEELLPAATQEIFLQATASVWERDDLRVINITSALDRGGRVPLPIEGRKEGVYVKVGSHGTFSPCLASAASPQSRFRCSLGQQPLASCYDTFAPHFTIRWCNLTLLQVWPSPTSPGPAWGSGVLEEGGDFQPPTEVPPRDLLPGYLVTLLVPLAVAALLCLLLGYLMCCRREGVQKRDLETSDIQLVHHTTIHGDTEELRHMAGSRDVPRPLSTLPMFNVRTGQRINPMPGPSDGARVPLLPQ from the exons ATGCCGCCACCGGGCCCTCGCACCGcatcgcccgccgccgccgccgccgctccccccggtCGTGCCGCGGCCCCTCGCCGGCTACAGCGGCATGGGGAGGGGGATgccgcccgggggggggggggccgccggcaCACCTGCACCGgcccgcggggggctgcggggcccg TCCCGTCCCTGTACCCCCCCGTTTTGTACCCACATCCCCTGGATCtgcccccacatccccccatgccGTCCCCATATCCCCCTAATTTT CACCTGCCGGGTGATATTTTGGGGGgcttctttgggggggggggttgccgtCTTCCCACCGGGCACCTTGGAGGGGCCAGAGCCGACagcccggggccgtgccgggggtccctgcTGCGGGAGGAGcaccccgaggggctgggggacagg ggtcTGGCTCCTCGCCACCGCCAGCCCTCCAGTAGCCCAGCCCGCTTCATCCCGCCGAGGGCCAGCGTCCCTCCGCACGGCCTgggcacgcacacgcgtgtgcgcacgCCTGCTCCCGTCTCGGTGCCACACGAGCACACGC tgggACCCCCCCaggcggccccccccggcccggccagcGCCGCTGCCTCCGTCAAtcagccctggccccgctcccgggccgcGGCGAAGATGGAGGCCCCCGAGCTGCTCCGGCTCTGGGTGCTGGCAG CCGTggccctgggggggtcccgggccgcCCTCCCCGACCACCGCGTCCTCCCCGACCACCGCGTCCTCCCCGACCACCGCGTCTCCTCCGAGACCGGAACCATCTTCATCCACGAGCTGGAGCGGGAGCTGTTCCAGGAGGCCTTCCTCACCGGACGCGAGGATGACGGCG CCGCCCCCATCACCTTCCAAGCCCACCTCCAGGACCACCCCGACCTGCCGCGGTGGCTGCGGTACATCCAGCGTGACCCCCACCAGCCGGGCTACCTCTAtggctgccccacggccaccgAGGTGGGCACCCATGCCATCGAG GTGCTGGCGTACAACCGGCACACCTACGAGACGGTGGCACAGCGTCTCGTCATCACCGTCATCCCTGCTCCAG GCAGGGAGCCGCCGTACCAGGGCGAGTTCCTGGTGGGCAACAGGAACGTGGAGGAGCTGCTGCCGGCGGCCACGCAGGAGATCTTCCTCCAAGCCACAGCCAGCGTCTGGGAGCGGGACGACCTCCGCGTCATCAACATCACCTCCGCCCTGGACCGGGGCGGCCGCGTCCCACTGCCCATCGAGGGGCGCAAGGAGGG ggtGTACGTGAAGGTGGGCTCCCACGGCACCTTCTCGCCGTGCCTGGCATCGGCCGCCTCGCCGCAGAGCCGCTTCCGCTGCAGCCTGGGCCAGCAGCCCCTCGCCTCCTGCTACGACACCTTCGCCCCCCACTTCACCATCCGCTGGTGCAACCTCACCCTG CTGCAGGTCTGGCCCAGCCCCACGTCGCCGGGGCCGGCGTGGGGTTCCGGGGTGCTGGAGGAGGGTGGGGATTTCCAGCCCCCCACCGAGGTGCCCCCCCGGGACCTGCTGCCCGGGTACCTGGTGACGCTGCTGGTGCCGCTGGCAGTGGCcgcgctgctctgcctgctcctgggctACCTCATGTGCTGCCGCAGGGAGGGAGT GCAAAAACGGGACTTGGAGACGTCTGA